The window TCGACGTCGGGGACGCCCGGATCGGGGTCGCCTCGTGCGACCCCGACGGGGTGCTCGCCACACCGGTGGAAACCGTTCCGGGCCGGGACATCCCCTTCGCCCACCGGCGGCTGCGGCAGCTCGTCGAGGAGTACGAGCCCCTCGAAGTCGTGGTCGGCCTCCCCCGCTCGCTCAGCGGGCGGGAGGGGCCGGCCGCGGTCAAGGTGCGCGCCTTCGCGAACGAACTCGCGAAGGGCATCAAGCCGGTGACGGTCCGTCTGGTGGACGAGCGGATGACCACGGTCACCGCCGCCCAGGGTCTGCGGGCCTCCGGCAGGAACGCGAAGAAGGGCCGGTCGGTCATCGACCAGGCGGCCGCTGTGGTCATCCTTCAGAACGCTCTTGAGACCGAACGGGTATCAGGTAATCCGCCCGGCGAGTGCGTCGAAGTGGTTGTCTGATCGCGATACGGTAACGTTCCGCGCGATGAGACGGCATTCGAACAGCCGTCGCCCACCGTCAATGAGGCGGAACCGGGTGCCACGGACGACGGAGTCCGTGGCCTCCGTCTCGCGGCTCTAGGGGACCGATGACTGAGTATGGCCGGGGCCGTGGCCCCGAACCGTGGCACCCCGAGGACCCCCTGTACGGGGACCAGGGGTGGACCGGGCACCAGACCCAGCAGGGCCAGGCGCCCTACGGCGGTGCCCCGCAGCAGGAGTATCCGCAGGAGCCTCAGCACCAGCAGCAGTACCCACAGCAGTACCAGCAGTACCCGGAGTACGAGCAGCAGCAGTACGAGCAGCAGCAGTATCAGCAGCAGTACCAGCAGCAGCAGTACCCCGACCAGCAGTACGCCGCGCAGCAGGAGGCCTACGCCCCGCAGCAGCAGGCGTACGCCCCCCAGCAGCAGGCCTATGCCCCGCAGCAGGCGCAGCCCCAGGCGCAGCCCCAGGCCCAGCCCCAGCAGCCGGTGTACGACAACCAGGGCTGGGACACCGGCCAGGGCCAGTACGTGGCCGCCGTGCAGGCCGACCCCTACATGGGCGCCGACCCGTACGCGCAGCAGGCCGTCGCCGGCTACCCCGGTGAGGCCCCGGACCTCTACACCACGCCCGAGGCCTACCCTCCGCCGCAGCCTCCGGGCCGGCGCCACCTGGAGCCGGAACCGGTCGAAGAGGCCGAGGAGGCCGAGGAGGAGGCCGAGAGCGGCTTCTTCGCCGACGACGGCGACGACGACGGTGACGACGGTCGCCGCGGTGGCCGCGGCGCGAAGGGCGGCAAGCCCAAGAAGCGCAGCGGCATGGCCTGCCTGATCGCCGCCGTGGTCATCATCGGCGTGGTCGGCGGTGGCGGCTACTACGGATACAGCTACCTCAAGGCGAGGTTCGGCGCTGCCGAGGACTTCGCGGGCGAGGGCACGGACGAGCTGGTCGACGTGGAGATCCCCAAGGACGCGGGCCTGGGACAGATGGGCCGGATCCTCAAGGAGGCCGGCGTCGTCGCCAGCGCCCAGGCCTTCGTCGACGCCGCGACCGCCAACCCCAAGGGCAAGCTGATCCAGCCGGGTCTCTACCCGATGAACAAGAAGATGTCGGCCGCGGCCGCCGTCGCGCTGATGATCGACCCCACCAAGCTGAACGTCATCACCGTCACCGAGGGCATGCGCAACGTCAAGGTGTACGAGGCGATCGACAAGAAGCTCGGCAAGCCGGACGGGACCACCAAGGACATCGCCCTGCGCGAGGCCAAGAACCTCGGGCTGCCGGCCTGGGCCGGCAACAACCAGAAGCTCATCGACCCGCTCGAGGGCTTCCTGTACCCGACGCGCTACGACCTCGGCAAGGACAGCACGCCCGAGTCCCTGCTCAAGCAGATGGTCAAGAACGCCAGCGACAAGTACGCGGAGCTGGGCGTCGAGGGCAAGGCCAAGGAGCTGGGCCTGGAGAACCCGCTCCAGGTGATCACGGTCGCCAGCCTCGTCAACGCCGAGGGCAAGGACCACGACGACTTCCGGAAGATGTCCGAGGTCGTCTACAACCGCCTGAAGAAGACCAACGACGTCACCAACCAGATGCTCGAGTTCGACTCGACGTACAACTACATCAAGGGTCAGAGCGAGATCAACTTCTCCATCAAGGAAGCGCGGGCGTTCAACCACCCCTACAACACGCACTTCGTCAAGGGACTGCCGCCCGGCCCGATCGGCAACCCCGGAGCCGACGCCCTGACCGCTACGCTCGACCCGGACGACGGCGGTTGGATGTTCTTCGTGTCGGTCGACGGCAACAAGACGACCTTCACCCAGACCTACGAAGAGCACCAGAAGCTGGCCGCGGAGTTCCAGGAGCGGCAGAAGCAGAAGAACGGCGGGTAGCAGGACATGTCACGGATACGGGCCGCGGTGCTGGGTTCGCCCATCGAGCACTCCCTCTCACCGGTGCTGCACCGTGCCGCCTACCAGGAGCTCGGCCTCGACGACTGGTC of the Streptomyces sp. NBC_01294 genome contains:
- the ruvX gene encoding Holliday junction resolvase RuvX gives rise to the protein MTLRRGRRLAIDVGDARIGVASCDPDGVLATPVETVPGRDIPFAHRRLRQLVEEYEPLEVVVGLPRSLSGREGPAAVKVRAFANELAKGIKPVTVRLVDERMTTVTAAQGLRASGRNAKKGRSVIDQAAAVVILQNALETERVSGNPPGECVEVVV
- the mltG gene encoding endolytic transglycosylase MltG; its protein translation is MTEYGRGRGPEPWHPEDPLYGDQGWTGHQTQQGQAPYGGAPQQEYPQEPQHQQQYPQQYQQYPEYEQQQYEQQQYQQQYQQQQYPDQQYAAQQEAYAPQQQAYAPQQQAYAPQQAQPQAQPQAQPQQPVYDNQGWDTGQGQYVAAVQADPYMGADPYAQQAVAGYPGEAPDLYTTPEAYPPPQPPGRRHLEPEPVEEAEEAEEEAESGFFADDGDDDGDDGRRGGRGAKGGKPKKRSGMACLIAAVVIIGVVGGGGYYGYSYLKARFGAAEDFAGEGTDELVDVEIPKDAGLGQMGRILKEAGVVASAQAFVDAATANPKGKLIQPGLYPMNKKMSAAAAVALMIDPTKLNVITVTEGMRNVKVYEAIDKKLGKPDGTTKDIALREAKNLGLPAWAGNNQKLIDPLEGFLYPTRYDLGKDSTPESLLKQMVKNASDKYAELGVEGKAKELGLENPLQVITVASLVNAEGKDHDDFRKMSEVVYNRLKKTNDVTNQMLEFDSTYNYIKGQSEINFSIKEARAFNHPYNTHFVKGLPPGPIGNPGADALTATLDPDDGGWMFFVSVDGNKTTFTQTYEEHQKLAAEFQERQKQKNGG